The DNA sequence AGGCGGAAAAATATCTTAAAACGCTGGGTCATGATGTGAAGGTGTTCGAGGATGCTTCGTTAGATGACTGGCTGGCCTATGGGCAGCAGACGGCGCTGATTGTCACCTCAACGACGGGGCAGGGGCAATTGCCTGAATCGATAGTGCCTTTGTATGTAGCGCTGCGCGATAACGTGGGATATCAGCCCACACTGCGCTACGGCTTAATAGCCTTAGGGGACAGTAGCTACGAGCACTTCTGTGGCGCAGGCCATCTGTTTGATGCGCAGTTGCAGGAGATGGGGGCGACGCGCTTGGGAGACGTGCTGGAAATTGATGCGACGGAACACCCAGAGCCTGAATTGATAGCCACGCCGTGGGTGGAAAGCTGGGCGATATTACTGAATAACTGAGTCGTGCGTGGTGGCGAATTGCTACACCAGGTTATTTTCACACCAGACTATTTTCACACCAGATTATTTCTACACCATACGGTTGTCACACCATGATAATTCGGCTGGCAGGCGATAAAGCGCCTGTCAGCCTGCAAATCGCCGCTTACCGGTGCGTTAATTTTTCCAGATCGGCTTCGATTTCACTGATTTTATGCGTTACAACGCTTTCCAGATGACGTAAGTCGGAGAGGATTTTGCGTTTCAAATCCACTTCGACCTGATCACGCTGACAAATCTGGTCAAGCTCATCGACGACGTAACGCAGGTTGGGGCTTATCTCGTTGATTTCTTTATAACCCTGCCCAGCATTATCCGCCACGATGGTTTTACGCTGGCGCGGGTATTTAAACTTAACGCTCTTGGCGAAAAATTCCCCTTTGTCCTTGCGAAAATAGATCTTCAGAATATCGTTACTCGCCTCCTGACGGAGACTGTACTTGTCGATATCTTCCGGGTTGGCAATCCCAAGACTTTTCAGATTGTCGTACATAGCACCACCTTTCTTGTTTTGCATCGGCTCCTGAATGGGGCCGTTCTCTGGTCGTGATAGCGAAAAAATGGCGGGTAATAACCCGCCATTCAGTGTAGTCGTTCAATGCCATGAACGACAGGGATATCCGCATTATCAGCTGTGTTGTTGATGTAACACCTGATAACAGACTAACCGGTTAGTCAATCGTACGCAGTAATTCGTTAATGCCGACTTTACCGCGAGTCTTGGCGTCTACTTTTTTCACTATCACGGCACAGTACAGGCTGTAGCTGCCATCTTTTGACGGCAAATTCCCTGATACCACCACCGAGCCTGCCGGAACGCGGCCATAGTGGATTTCGCCGGTTTCACGGTCGTAAATTTTGGTGCTCTGGCCGATAAAGACGCCCATAGAGATAACCGAACCTTCTTCGACAATGACCCCTTCAACGACTTCTGAGCGCGCGCCGATAAAGCAGTTATCTTCGATGATGGTCGGGTTGGCTTGTAACGGCTCCAGTACGCCGCCAATGCCGACGCCGCCGGACAGGTGCACGTTCTTGCCTATCTGCGCGCACGAGCCAACGGTTGCCCACGTGTCCACCATACTGCCTTCGTCAACATAAGCACCGATATTGACGTAAGACGGCATCAGAACGGTATTACGGGCGATGAACGCACCCTGACGCACGCTGGCAGGCGGTACGACACGGAAGCCTTCACGCTGAAAGCGCGCTTCGTCGTAACCGGCGAATTTCATCGGGACTTTGTCGTAGTAGCGGGTTTCAGCCCCTTCCAGCAACTGATTATCGTTGATGCGAAAAGAGAGCAGCACCGCTTTCTTCAGCCACTGGTGAGTTACCCATTGGCCGTTGATTTTTTCCGCCACGCGCAGCGCACCGCTGTCTAACTGGCTGATGACCTGATTTACCGCTTCACGCGTCACTGCGTCAACATTGGCCGGAGTGATTTCCGCGCGGCGTTCAAAGGCGGTTTCGATGACGTTCTGTAATGACTGCATCCTGTTTCTCTTTCGTGATTAATAAAACGTAAGTGATGAATAACATCTAACTCGGGCCCTTCTGCCAGGCGTGATGGGCAAAGGGCACGGAATATTTTAAGAAGCTACTTTATCGTTTGGGTCGAGGGCTTCTGTCAACCGTTGTTGTAACTTGAGCCTTAATTCGGGGCTTAATGCCCGCCTTTCGGCATCGGCCAGGATAAACAAGTCTTCGACCCGCTCGCCGATGGTGGAAATACGAGCGCCATGCAGCGACAAATTCAGATCGGCAAAGATCTCGCCTACCCGGGCCAGCAGCCCCGGCTGGTCAAGCGCAATCAGCTCCATATAACTGCGCCGGTCGGTGTGCGTGGGTAAAAAGCTGACGGCGGTAGGCACACTGAAATGACGCAGGCGCGAGGAGGGGCGGCGTGCGCGCGGGTGCTGGTAGTCTCGTTGTGTGAGCGCTTGCTCGATGGCATGGCGAATCATGTCGTGGCGGTCAGGGGCAAGCGGGCTGCCATCGGGCTCCAGTACAATAAAGGTATCCATCGCCATACCGTCGCGACTGGTGAAAATTTGCGCGTCATGTACGCTCAGGTTACGCCTGTCAAGTTCGCCTGCAACAGCGGCAAACAGATAAGGTCTGTCCGGGCTCCAGATGAAGATTTCGGTACCACCACGGCTGGCCTGATGGCTGATAAGCACTAATGGCTTTGAAGTATCATGCTCGAGCAGATGACGGGCGTGCCAGGCGAGTTGGTTGGGAGAGTGGCGCAGGAAATAATCCGCACGACAGCGGCTCCAAATGTGGTGCAACGCTTCCTCATCAATGTTATCCATGCGCAACAACGCCAGGGCCTGTAAGCGATGATGACGTACCCGGTCACGTAAATCTGGCGAGCTTTGCATGCCCCGGCGGAGCTGTCTTTCCGTGGCGTAATAGAGCTCGCGCAGCAGACTTTGTTTCCAGCTGTTCCATAGCGTCTCATTGGTGGCGCAAATATCGGCTACCGTCAGGTTGAGCAGATAGCGCAGGCGGTTTTCGCTCTGTACCTGTTCGGCAAACTGCTGGATAACTGCCGGGTCTTGAATGTCGCGCCGCTGCGCGGTGACGGACATCAATAGATGACAACGAACCAGCCAGGCGACCAGTTGTGTTTCCCGCGAGTTCAGGCCGTGCAAAGCAGCGAACTCCAGCGCATCTTTAGCACCGAGTTCAGAATGGTCGCCACCCCGGCCTTTAGCTATATCGTGAAACAGCGCCGCCAGCAGCAATAATTCCGGTTGCGGCAGGCGAGGATAGAGCTCCACGCATAACGGATGCGCGGCACGCGTGCCCTCGTCGTTGAAGCTTTCCAGTTTTAGCAACACCCGAATCGTGTGTTCGTCCACGGTGTAGGCGTGGAATAAGTCAAATTGCATTTGCCCGACAATGCTTCCCCATTGCGGCATATAAGCCCACAGCACACTGTGAGTATGCATCGGCAGCAGCGCGCGGGTAACGGCGCGCGGGTGGCGCAAAATGGTCATGAACAGGTGGCGCGCCTCCGGGATGGTACAAAGTGGCTGGGCCAGATGGCGGCGCGCATAGCGCAAATGTCGCAACGTCGTTGAGTAAATACCGGTTATCTCCTGATTACGTACCATCAGGTAGAACATGCGAATAATGGCTTCCGGTTTACGGGTAAACAGGGTTTCATCACGTAAGTCAATCAGCGTGCCGCGCAACTGGAATTCATCGTCCAGCGGGCGCGGTTTTTCGCTGGTGTCCAGCGCCAGTATTGCCTCGTCAAACAGTTGCAATAGCATCTGGTTCAGCTCGCCGACGCGACGCGTCATGCGGTAGAAATCCTTCATCATCCGTTCTACCGGAGCATTGCCTTCACCTTGATATTGCAGCAACTGCGCCACATTTAGCTGTCTATCAAACAGCAGGCGGTTGTCGTAGCGCGGTAAAATCAGGTGTAGCGCAAAGCGGATGCGCCATAAAAAACTCTGGCATTCGTTGAGCTCATTGCGTTCCGCTTCGGTTAGAAAGCCGAATCCCACCATTTCATTGAGCGACGTTTGCGCCAAAATGACGCCGCGCAACCCACAGCAAGGTGTGAATATCACGTAATCCGCCGGGGCTGCTTTTGATGTCCGGTTCCAGATTGTAACTGGTGCTGTGATAGCGCTGATGGCGCTCGCGTTGCTCGGTGATTTTGGCCGGAAAGAAGGTTGCTGAAGGCCAGAAGGCATCGCTAAAAATATGTTTTTGCAACGAGAGGAACAGCGCGACATCACCACAAATCATGCGCGATTCAATCAGGTTGGTGGCAACGGAAATGTCAGCCCGGCCTTCTTCTAAACACTCATCAAGCGTGCGCACACTGTGGCCAACTTCCAGCCTTAAATCCCACAACAAGGTAATAAAAGTACCGATCGTCTGAGATTGTGCTTCAGTTAACGGTTGTTGGCTTAAGACCAGTAAATCAATGTCTGATAGCGGGTGCAGTTCACCCCGGCCATAGCCACCGACGGCGACCAACGCGGTTTGTCCAACATGTTCAAAGCCGTAAAAACGCCACAAACGCTGCATCAAATGATCGATAAACAGTGTCCGCGCATCGATCAGCGCTTCAGCACTCACACCCGCTTTGAACTCATCGGCCAGCCAGTGCTGGAACTGTTCCAGATGTGTTCTCAGCGGCTGACAAGCCAGCATATCGTCCGTGAAGGTAAGAGGCGATGCAGGTAAGGGGTGCGTTGATGTGGAAATATCGGAAATCGAGGTGTCTGGAATACCGTGCGAAAGATCTCTGTCTATCATGTGCGCCGCCATAACATAAAAAAGCCGGCTGTTGCCGGCTCATGCTGGGTTATTCCTGATGCGTAATGAGGTTGGGGAGGGTGTCATCCTTACGCAACGTCATTATTTCGCAGCCGTTTTCAGTCACCACAATAGTATGCTCATACTGTGCCGACAAGCTGCGATCTTTGGTTTTTACCGTCCAGCCATCTTTCATGGTACGGATACGGAAATCACCGGCATTGACCATTGGCTCAATGGTAAACGCCATGCCCGGTTGCAGCACCACGCCGCCGTCATCGGCATCATAGTGCAATACCTGCGGCTCTTCGTGAAAACCACGGCCAATCCCGTGGCCGCAGTATTCGCGCACGACGGAAAAATCCTGAGCTTCAACGTACTTTTGAATCTCACGGCCTAGCGTACGCAAACGGATACCGGGTTTCACCATCCGCAAGGCCAGATACAGGCTATCTTGTGCAACTTTGCACAGGCGCTCGCCCTGAATGGTCGGTTTACCAACGATGAACATTTTGGACGTATCACCATGGAAATCATCTTTGATCACGGTGACGTCGATATTCACGATATCGCCATCTTTGAGAATTTTGTCGTCGCTCGGGATGCCGTGGCACACCACTTCATTGACAGAAATGCAGACAGACTTAGGAAAGCCGTGATAACCGAGGCAGGCAGAAATCGCATTTTGCTTGTTGGTGATGTGGTCATGGCAAATGCGGTCTAGTTCACCGGTGCTCACGCCGGGCACCACGTGCGGCTCGATAATTTCCAGCACTTCCGCCGCCAGGCGGCCCGCCACGCGCATTTTTTCGATATCTTCAGAGGTTTTGATTGAGATTGCCATTGAATTCAGTCCGCAGGTGTCGTCGCGTTCCCGACGAAATAGAGTCAGTAAATCAGGATTTATGGTATCAGCCCTGCCTGACACTGCCAAATCATCATTTGGCCACAAGGCGCTCATCAAGACGTAAATTGCGGCGCATTGTATGCAACAAAAATTGGTGTGCGGGGGCAGTTTGTGGTATAAAGCGCGCCGGTGTTCCGGCTTGTTGGTTTCGGGTAACTGAAATTCGGGGAACTGAAATACAGGTCGGTTCAAACTGAACTCACTATGTGTATAACACACACGTGTCGGCACATTCGCCGGGGTGCCTTGAGAGGTCTCTCTCTGGTCGGCGCAATGGGACACGTGGAGGCATAACCCCATACTTAATTCATAGAGGTAATCATGGCAACTGTTTCCATGCGCGACATGCTCAAGGCGGGCGTACACTTTGGTCACCAGACTCGTTACTGGAACCCGAAAATGAAGCCGTTCATCTTCGGTGCTCGTAACAAAGTGCACATCATCAACCTTGAGAAAACTGTACCGATGTTCAACGAAGCGCTGGCTGAGTTGAGCAAGATCGCTTCCCGTAAGGGCAAGATCCTGTTCGTTGGTACTAAGCGCGCAGCAAGCGAAGCGGTAAAAGACGCTGCTAACAACTGCGACCAGTTCTTTGTGAACCATCGCTGGTTGGGCGGTATGCTGACTAACTGGAAAACCGTTCGTCAGTCCATCAAACGTCTGAAAGATCTGGAAACTCAGGCTCAGGACGGCACGTTCGACAAGCTGACCAAGAAAGAAGCGCTGCTGCGCACCCGTGAACTGGACAAGCTGGAAAACAGCCTGGGCGGTATCAAAGACATGGGCGGTCTGCCTGACGCGCTGTTCGTTATCGACGCCGATCACGAACACATTGCCATCAAAGAAGCAAACAACCTGGGTATTCCGGTATTTGCAATCGTTGATACCAACTCTGATCCTGATGGTGTTGATTACATCATCCCGGGTAACGATGACGCCATCCGCGCTGTCACCCTGTATCTGAGCGCCGTTGCTACCGCCGTTCGCGAAGGCCGTTCTCAGGATCTGGCTGAACAGGCTGAAGAGAGCTTCGTCGAAGCTGAATAATAAGGCCAGCTCTGTTGAGCCCTTATTAACCAGGTATTGACATATGTTGGTTAGGGGGCCTTGAAGGCCCCCTTTTTACTTATCTCTTACTTATCTCCCGCACGAGATAACCGAGGAAAAGATAATGGCTGAAATTACCGCCGCCCTGGTAAAAGAACTGCGCGAACGTACTGGCGCAGGCATGATGGAATGTAAAAAAGCGCTGGTTGAAGCTAATGGCGACATCGAGCTTGCTATTGATAACATGCGTAAATCTGGCCAGGCGAAAGCTGCCAAGAAAGCAGGCCGTGTTGCTGCTGAAGGCGTGATCCTGACTAAAATCGCTGCTGATGGCAAATACGGCATCATCGTTGAACTGAACTGCGAAACCGACTTCGTTGCTAAAGATGCCGGCTTTAAAGCGTTTGGCGAAGAAGTGGCGACGGCTGCACTGAACGAGCGCATCACTGATGTTGAAGTTCTGAAAGCAAAATTCGAAGAACAGCGTACTGCTCTGGTAGCGAAAATCGGCGAAAACATCAATATCCGTCGTATCGCTGTGCAGACTGGCGACGCGCTGGGTTCTTACATGCACGGTGCCCGCATCGGTGTTATGGTTGCTGCGACCGGCGCTAATGAAGAGCTGATCAAGCACGTTGCGATGCATATCGCTGCCAGCAAACCGGAATATGTCAACGCTGACGATGTACCGGCTGACGTGGTTGCTCGTGAGCACCAGATCCAGCTCGACATCGCCATGCAGTCTGGCAAGCCACGCGAAATCGCTGAGAAAATGGTTGAAGGCCGTATGCGTAAATTCACCGGTGAGATCTCTCTGACTGGTCAGAATTTCGTGATGGACCCGAACAAAACTGTTGGTCAGTTGCTCAAAGAGCACAATGCTGCAGTGAGCAGCTTCATCCGCTACGAAGTGGGTGAGGGTATTGAAAAAGCAGAAGTTGACTTTGCTGCAGAAGTTGCAGCAATGAGCAAGCAGTCTTAATAAAAAAAAGGAGCCGCCAGTTGGCGGTTCCTTTTTATCCAGCCAAACTATTTCGTAATACAGATAATTTCATGACACTGGAGAACCCGCCTGTGGTTGCTCGAGTGTGGCAGTAACAATCCCCAGTACGATGACAGCCTGTTTAGGACAAGAACACCATGGCAACCAACGCAAAACCCGTATATCAACGTATCCTGCTTAAGCTGAGTGGCGAAGCGCTGCAAGGAGCTGAAGGTTTCGGTATCGATGCGAGTATTCTCGATCGCATGGCCCAGGAAGTAAAAGAGCTGGTTGAGCTGGGCATCCAGGTCGGTGTGGTGATAGGCGGTGGCAATTTATTTCGTGGCGCAGGCCTTGCAAAAGCGGGTATGAACCGTGTGGTCGGCGACCATATGGGCATGCTGGCGACCGTCATGAACGGTCTGGCGATGCGTGATGCGCTGCACCGAGCCTACGTGAACGCACGACTGATGTCAGCTATCCCGCTTAATGGCGTATGTGATAATTACAACTGGGCTGAGGCGATTAGCCTTTTGCGTAACAACCGCGTGGTGATCTTCTCCGCAGGTACAGGCAATCCTTTCTTTACGACAGATTCAGCAGCCTGTTTGCGTGGCATCGAAATTGAAGCGGATGTGGTGCTGAAAGCCACCAAGGTTGACGGCGTATTTTCAGCCGATCCGGTGAAAGACCCGACGGCAACGCTGTATGAAACGTTGAACTATCAAGATGTGCTGGAGCGCGAGCTTAAGGTAATGGATCTGGCTGCCTTTACGCTGGCGCGTGACCATAATCTGCCTATCCGTGTTTTCAACATGAATAAGCCTGGCGCGTTGCGCCGCGTGGTTATGGGTGAAAAAGAAGGCACGTTGATCAGTAATAACGGCTGAGGTTGAATTTAAGGTAATATCTTGTTTTGGTGATACAAGATAGCGCCATCTCTCGCCAGCTTCGCTGGCCTCGAATGATTCACCGGGTCATGCGGTTTGCGTGGCCTGACTGGCAACCAGTTTTCAAGGGTTCACAACGTGATTAATGACATCAGAAAAGACGCTGAAACACGCATGGACAAATGCGTAGACGCATTCAAGAACCAAATCAGTAAAATTCGTACTGGCCGTGCTTCGCCAAGCCTGCTTGATGGTATTTACGTCGAGTATTACGGCAGCGCCACGCCGTTGCGCCAGTTGGCGAACGTTGTGGTGGAAGATGCCCGTACGCTGGCTGTGACCGTTTTTGATCGCACCATGGGCCCGGCTGTAGAAAAAGCGATTATGGCGTCCGATCTTGGGCTGAATCCGATGTCAGCCGGCACCGTTATTCGTGTTCCGCTGCCGCCGTTGACCGAAGAGCGCCGTAAAGATCTTATCAAAGTGGTGCGTGGCGAAGCCGAGCAGGGCCGTGTCTCTGTGCGTAATGTGCGCCGTGATGCGAATGACAAGCTGAAAGCATTGTTGAAAGATAAAACGATTAGTGAAGACGATGAGCGTCGCGCCCAGGATGATGTCCAGAAGTTAACCGATAACTTTATCAAAAAAATCGATACTTCTTTGGCTGAGAAAGAAAAAGAATTAATGGATTTTTAATTCGTTGCTAAACGGTCGCGCCGCTGGCAGGTGTGGGGTTTACCCGCCCTCCTGCGGCGTTTTATTTTTTAGCGCCCGTAGTATTGTCTTGGGAATATTGTCTTGGGAACGCCACACCTTCTGTTCTAAAGAACGTATTACCCCGCAACAATGCCGCGCGTGCTGACATAAGACTGGTGATGTACCCATTTCTAACCCAGTTCTATCAGGGTGTGTATTCATGAAACAACTGACTATCCTCGGCTCAACCGGTTCTATTGGCGTCAGTTCTCTGGCGGTTGTCAGGGCCAACCCGGATGTGTTCTCGATAAAAGCGCTGGTTGCAGGGCGCAATGTGTCTTTAATGGCGGAGCAATGTTTAACGTTTCGCCCGGCCTATGCCGCGATGGCTGATGAGGATAGTGCGCGTGAGCTTCGCCAGCGTTTGAGTGAGGCGGGATGCCACACCCATGTGCTCAGTGGTGAACAGGCCGCATGCGAACTGGCGGCATTGGATGATGTCGATCAGGTGATGGCGGCGATTGTTGGCGCAGCGGGATTGTTACCCACTTTGGCGGCGATTCGTGCGGGTAAACGCGTGTTGCTGGCGAATAAGGAATCGCTTGTGACCTGCGGGCGCTTGTTTATGGACGAAGTGGTGAAATGCGGTGCGCAATTATTGCCGGTTGATAGTGAGCACAGCGCGATTTTTCAGAGTTTACCTGAGCCTATTCAACGGCAACTGGGATATGCTCCGTTGGCGCAATTTGGCGTTGAGCGTATTGTACTAACCGGCTCCGGGGGCCCCTTTCGTGAAAGCACGCTGGCTGAATTGCAAGACGTGACGCCTGCGCAAGCGTGTGCCCACCCAAATTGGTCAATGGGGCGTAAGATCTCCGTAGACTCAGCCACGATGATGAATAAAGGGCTTGAGTATATTGAAGCGCGTTGGTTGTTTAACGCTTCACGCGAACAGATGGAGGTCATTATCCATCCTCAGTCGGTGATTCATTCAATGGTGCGTTACCGCGATGGCAGTGTGATGGCTCAACTTGGCTCGCCGGATATGCGCACGCCGATTGCGTATGCGATGGCTTATCCGGGACGGGTGTTTTCTGGCGCGCCGTCACTCGATTTCTGCCAACTGGGTGGGTTGACGTTCTCTGCACCGGACTTCCAGCGTTATCCTTGTCTGGGGTTAGCGATTGAGGCCTGCGAGCAGGGGCAAGCGGCAACTACCGCGCTCAATGCGGCTAATGAAGTGGCTGTGGCGGCGTTTTTACGTGAGGCAATTCGCTTTACTGATATTGCGGCCATCAGCCAGCATGTGCTGGCTCAACTGACACTGCCTGAGCCGCAACGTGTTGAGGATGTCTTGTCGATTGATATCTGGGCAAGGCAAACGGCGGAACATTCTCTACGACGTTATCAATAACCTGATGCGGGTGTGTTTGTTCAGTCGCACCCGAAATGGTATAGTCTGCGCCGCTTATGCGCGGTGGAAACCACGCTACGGTGCCAGGAAGCTGTGTGTGCACAGCTTTTTTTATGCTGTCAGAATTAGGTTGCGACTGAAATAGTCACTTTCTTGCTCAAGGAAATTAAAACGCGCTATGCCCTCCGAAAATCAACACGATAGCCTACAGTTGTTACCTGGCACTCCACGCCATGTGGCAATTATTATGGATGGCAATGGTCGTTGGGCCAAACAGAGAGGGAAACTCAGGGTTTCTGGCCATCAAGCGGGAGTGAAGTCTGTACGTCGGGCTATCAGTTATGCGGTTGCTCAACGCCTTGAAGCGTTAACCCTCTATGCCTTTAGCAGTGAAAACTGGAATCGTCCGGCGCAGGAAGTTTCTGCTTTGATGGAGCTGTTTGTGCGTGTGCTCAATAGCGAAGTGAAGAACCTGCATAAGCATAATGTCCGTTTGCGGGTTATCGGCGATATCAGTCGGTTTAGCGCGCGTTTGCAGGCGCTTATTCGTCGCTCTGAATCGGTAACAGAAAATAATACCGGGCTGGTGCTGAATATCGCTGCGAATTATGGCGGGCGTTGGGATATTATCCACGGGGTCAGGAAAATAGCTGAACAGGTTCAGGAAGGCGCATTGCATCCTGATAGCATTGATGAATCGACCCTGTCTCGCTATGTCTGTTTAAGCGATCTGGCTCCGGTTGATTTGGTAATAAGAACCGGTGGTGAACATCGCATCAGTAATTTTCTGTTATGGCAGATTGCGTATGCAGAGTTTTATTTTACCGACGTTCTCTGGCCGGATTTTGATGAACAAACCTTTGAAGGTGCCATTCATGCCTTTGCTCAACGTGAGCGTCGCTTTGGGGGAACTACACCGGTCGATGCCAATGCATCGTAAGGGGTTTTTTTGCTGAAGTATCGCCTGATTACTGCGCTTATCTTGATCCCTTTGGTGATCGTTGCGCTGTTTTTCCTGCCACCCTTAGCCTTTTCTCTGGTCACGCTGGTTGTCTGTATGCTGGCCGCCTGGGAATGGGGGCAATTGGCGGGATTGGTTTCTTACACACAACGTTTCATGCTGGCTCTTGCCTGTGGTTTTTTACTGGCGAGCATGCTCCTGACGCTGCCTGATTACCTTCACGCCGTCACCTCAACACAGGTTTGCATACCGCTGTGGTTCTCACTGGCCTGGTGGAGTCTGGCGTTGTTGCTGGTGCTGTTTTATCCTTCTTCTGCTGCGCTGTGGCGCCACTCGCGTCTGTTGCGCCTCGGTTTTGGCTTG is a window from the Dickeya lacustris genome containing:
- the pyrH gene encoding UMP kinase, whose product is MATNAKPVYQRILLKLSGEALQGAEGFGIDASILDRMAQEVKELVELGIQVGVVIGGGNLFRGAGLAKAGMNRVVGDHMGMLATVMNGLAMRDALHRAYVNARLMSAIPLNGVCDNYNWAEAISLLRNNRVVIFSAGTGNPFFTTDSAACLRGIEIEADVVLKATKVDGVFSADPVKDPTATLYETLNYQDVLERELKVMDLAAFTLARDHNLPIRVFNMNKPGALRRVVMGEKEGTLISNNG
- the tsf gene encoding translation elongation factor Ts, producing MAEITAALVKELRERTGAGMMECKKALVEANGDIELAIDNMRKSGQAKAAKKAGRVAAEGVILTKIAADGKYGIIVELNCETDFVAKDAGFKAFGEEVATAALNERITDVEVLKAKFEEQRTALVAKIGENINIRRIAVQTGDALGSYMHGARIGVMVAATGANEELIKHVAMHIAASKPEYVNADDVPADVVAREHQIQLDIAMQSGKPREIAEKMVEGRMRKFTGEISLTGQNFVMDPNKTVGQLLKEHNAAVSSFIRYEVGEGIEKAEVDFAAEVAAMSKQS
- the map gene encoding type I methionyl aminopeptidase encodes the protein MAISIKTSEDIEKMRVAGRLAAEVLEIIEPHVVPGVSTGELDRICHDHITNKQNAISACLGYHGFPKSVCISVNEVVCHGIPSDDKILKDGDIVNIDVTVIKDDFHGDTSKMFIVGKPTIQGERLCKVAQDSLYLALRMVKPGIRLRTLGREIQKYVEAQDFSVVREYCGHGIGRGFHEEPQVLHYDADDGGVVLQPGMAFTIEPMVNAGDFRIRTMKDGWTVKTKDRSLSAQYEHTIVVTENGCEIMTLRKDDTLPNLITHQE
- the rpsB gene encoding 30S ribosomal protein S2; translated protein: MATVSMRDMLKAGVHFGHQTRYWNPKMKPFIFGARNKVHIINLEKTVPMFNEALAELSKIASRKGKILFVGTKRAASEAVKDAANNCDQFFVNHRWLGGMLTNWKTVRQSIKRLKDLETQAQDGTFDKLTKKEALLRTRELDKLENSLGGIKDMGGLPDALFVIDADHEHIAIKEANNLGIPVFAIVDTNSDPDGVDYIIPGNDDAIRAVTLYLSAVATAVREGRSQDLAEQAEESFVEAE
- the frr gene encoding ribosome recycling factor; translation: MINDIRKDAETRMDKCVDAFKNQISKIRTGRASPSLLDGIYVEYYGSATPLRQLANVVVEDARTLAVTVFDRTMGPAVEKAIMASDLGLNPMSAGTVIRVPLPPLTEERRKDLIKVVRGEAEQGRVSVRNVRRDANDKLKALLKDKTISEDDERRAQDDVQKLTDNFIKKIDTSLAEKEKELMDF
- a CDS encoding DUF3461 family protein encodes the protein MYDNLKSLGIANPEDIDKYSLRQEASNDILKIYFRKDKGEFFAKSVKFKYPRQRKTIVADNAGQGYKEINEISPNLRYVVDELDQICQRDQVEVDLKRKILSDLRHLESVVTHKISEIEADLEKLTHR
- a CDS encoding flavodoxin, with translation MAQVGIFVGTVYGNALLVAEEAEKYLKTLGHDVKVFEDASLDDWLAYGQQTALIVTSTTGQGQLPESIVPLYVALRDNVGYQPTLRYGLIALGDSSYEHFCGAGHLFDAQLQEMGATRLGDVLEIDATEHPEPELIATPWVESWAILLNN
- the ispU gene encoding (2E,6E)-farnesyl-diphosphate-specific ditrans,polycis-undecaprenyl-diphosphate synthase encodes the protein MPSENQHDSLQLLPGTPRHVAIIMDGNGRWAKQRGKLRVSGHQAGVKSVRRAISYAVAQRLEALTLYAFSSENWNRPAQEVSALMELFVRVLNSEVKNLHKHNVRLRVIGDISRFSARLQALIRRSESVTENNTGLVLNIAANYGGRWDIIHGVRKIAEQVQEGALHPDSIDESTLSRYVCLSDLAPVDLVIRTGGEHRISNFLLWQIAYAEFYFTDVLWPDFDEQTFEGAIHAFAQRERRFGGTTPVDANAS
- the dapD gene encoding 2,3,4,5-tetrahydropyridine-2,6-dicarboxylate N-succinyltransferase, with product MQSLQNVIETAFERRAEITPANVDAVTREAVNQVISQLDSGALRVAEKINGQWVTHQWLKKAVLLSFRINDNQLLEGAETRYYDKVPMKFAGYDEARFQREGFRVVPPASVRQGAFIARNTVLMPSYVNIGAYVDEGSMVDTWATVGSCAQIGKNVHLSGGVGIGGVLEPLQANPTIIEDNCFIGARSEVVEGVIVEEGSVISMGVFIGQSTKIYDRETGEIHYGRVPAGSVVVSGNLPSKDGSYSLYCAVIVKKVDAKTRGKVGINELLRTID
- the ispC gene encoding 1-deoxy-D-xylulose-5-phosphate reductoisomerase, with translation MKQLTILGSTGSIGVSSLAVVRANPDVFSIKALVAGRNVSLMAEQCLTFRPAYAAMADEDSARELRQRLSEAGCHTHVLSGEQAACELAALDDVDQVMAAIVGAAGLLPTLAAIRAGKRVLLANKESLVTCGRLFMDEVVKCGAQLLPVDSEHSAIFQSLPEPIQRQLGYAPLAQFGVERIVLTGSGGPFRESTLAELQDVTPAQACAHPNWSMGRKISVDSATMMNKGLEYIEARWLFNASREQMEVIIHPQSVIHSMVRYRDGSVMAQLGSPDMRTPIAYAMAYPGRVFSGAPSLDFCQLGGLTFSAPDFQRYPCLGLAIEACEQGQAATTALNAANEVAVAAFLREAIRFTDIAAISQHVLAQLTLPEPQRVEDVLSIDIWARQTAEHSLRRYQ